A single region of the Branchiostoma lanceolatum isolate klBraLanc5 chromosome 1, klBraLanc5.hap2, whole genome shotgun sequence genome encodes:
- the LOC136438431 gene encoding PAX3- and PAX7-binding protein 1-like isoform X2 gives MFAKRKQQNFRRRNDSEESDENKDVQIPGLGDLPMVESQGPGSGASSPGSTHGVILQSKKEKWKKADKTVDKTATPGKKAPSLLSFDEEEGCETEMFRVKKSSHSKRVASKLKKEWKEEQMRKEKEEKDKKVNTQVSLGEYSAEKLKSLRDAQNTLVSLDNGQEKEQKEGEDGEKEEKFKPNIRAGVIPDAATIHAARKRRQMMREMGGEDFVPLDDTQKFQGEKSRLVREDENDRSDSEEERIDFRGANPTRTRREDIMEVLEGSDSEEGERDQDEEVKRWEQEQIRKGVSIPQVTMATTTLAGLSLSKVQTTQPQQDYNYYPQQYMYQQPSVYMGTPQPVVQPYSGGYNLPSMAPTSGPMVPPSQLPAVTLESVKDRLRDRLDSLKQVHSAHQREHDKHTFDMDSSVNVVDDIEGSADDVEQQFTFFQEMRGYVRDLVECLNEKAPKIDQLETAMHTLLRQRAERFVQRRQDDTKDESEEQMNKTNKAAGNLDTLGRDSPGFAEVKKRRIAEREARRSRRRRARQAMDPPVPHHEGMSSDEEEQETDILRFNSEKDRIVTEAGKIFEDVVDDFCTFRAIKTKFERWKYDFGEPYREAYISLCLPKLFTPFVRLELLTWNPLKANAQDLEDMAWYDSLLFYGFRETTQLTDDDPDVKLLPSIVEKVVLQKLTGLAEHVWDPMSTRQTQRFVTMVQRLVDDYPTVAGDNKATQALLRTVLGRMRKTLDDDVFMPLYPKGVLENKSSGAYYFLQRQFWSCVKLLGNMLQWHSILAREPLMELCVDGLLNRYMLLALQNSEVNDDSIEKSQKIISSFPRQWFAGVEGDETLPPLQNLARYLSHSANTLHKNSIGCPDIDRRKARENIKQVAKLLVQIHALDHALQVAREHSLKDLKQMVVGR, from the exons ATGTTTGCTAAGAGGAAACAGCAAAATTTTCGCAGAAGAAATGACTCGGAAGAGTCTGATGAAAACAAAGATGTGCAAATTCCAGGTCTTGGCGACTTGCCGATGGTGGAAAGCCAGGGCCCCGGGTCTGGCGCCAGCTCGCCTGGCAGCACGCATGGCGTGATCCTGCAGAGCAAGAAGGAGAAGTGGAAAAAGGCGGACAAAACGGTAGACAAAACGGCAACTCCTGGGAAGAAGGCGCCCAGTCTGCTCAGTTTCGATGAGGAAGAAG GATGTGAAACCGAGATGTTCCGGGTCAAGAAGTCCAGTCATAGCAAACGGGTCGCCAGCAAACTGAAGAAGGAATGGAAGGAAGAACAAATGAGGAAAGAAAAGGAGGAGAAAGACAAGAAG GTGAACACACAGGTGTCCCTCGGTGAGTACAGTGCAGAGAAGCTGAAGTCCCTGCGGGATGCTCAGAACACGCTGGTCAGCCTGGACAATGGGCAggagaaggaacagaaggaagGAGAGGATggagagaaggaggagaagtTCAAACCCAACATCAGAGCAG GTGTTATCCCTGATGCTGCCACAATCCACGCTGCCAGGAAGCGTCGACAGATGATGCGGGAGATGGGAGGGGAGGACTTCGTTCCACTGGACGACACACAGAAGTTCCAGGGAGAGAAGTCCCGTCTGGTACGGGAAGACGAGAACGATAGGAGCGACAGCGAGGAGGAGAGGATCGACTTCCGCGGAGCCAACCCGACGCGAACTCGTAGGGAGGACATCATGGAAGTGTTAGAAG GGAGTGACAGTGAGGAGGGTGAGCGGGACCAGGATGAGGAAGTGAAGAGGTGGGAGCAGGAGCAGATCAGGAAGGGTGTTAGCATTCCAcaggtaaccatggcaaccaccaCCTTAGCAGGGCTATCTCTGAGCAAG GTCCAGACCACCCAACCCCAGCAGGACTATAACTACTACCCGCAGCAGTATATGTACCAGCAGCCTTCTGTGTACATGGGCACCCCCCAGCCAGTGGTACAGCCCTACAGTGGAGGGTACAACCTCCCCTCCATGGCCCCCACCTCAGGCCCAATGGTACCTCCCAGTCAGCTGCCAGCGGTTACCCTGGAGTCTGTGAAGGACCGACTGAGGGACAG GTTGGATTCCTTGAAGCAGGTACACTCTGCCCACCAGCGCGAGCACGATAAACACACCTTTGATATGGACTCCTCCGTGAACGTTGTCGATGACATCGAGGGGTCGGCAGACGATGTAGAGCAACAGTTCACGTTCTTCCAAGAGATGAGGGGGTATGTGAGAGACTTGGTAGAATGTCTAAATGAGAAG GCCCCCAAAATCGACCAATTGGAGACTGCCATGCACACATTGCTACGGCAACGGGCCGAGAGGTTTGTACAGCGTCGCCAGGACGACACTAAAGATGAGAGTGAGGAACAGATGAACAAAACCA ACAAAGCAGCGGGGAATCTGGACACGCTGGGCAGAGACTCACCTGGCTTTGCAGAGGTCAAGAAGAGAAGAATAGCTGAGAGGGAGGCGCGAAG GTCTAGACGCCGCCGTGCCAGACAAGCCATGGATCCTCCAGTCCCCCATCACGAGGGCATGTCCAGTGATGAGGAGGAACAGGAGACAGACATACTCAGGTTTAACTCAGAAAAAG ATCGCATTGTGACGGAGGCAGGGAAGATCTTTGAGGATGTAGTGGACGACTTCTGCACCTTCCGAGCAATCAAGACCAAGTTTGAGAGGTGGAAGTACGACTTTGGAGAGCCGTACAGAGAAGCTTACATCTCGCTGTGTCTCCCCAAACTCTTCACACCATTTGTGAGGCTGGAGCTCCTCACATGGAACCCGCTCAAG GCCAACGCACAAGATCTAGAAGATATGGCTTGGTATGACTCTTTGCTGTTTTACGGCTTCCGAGAGACGACCCAGCTCACCGATGATGACCCTGATGTCAAGCTCCTCCCTAGCATAGTTGAAAAAGTGGTACTGCAGAAACTTACCG GTCTTGCTGAGCATGTGTGGGACCCCATGTCTACCCGTCAGACCCAGAGGTTTGTGACCATGGTGCAGAGACTGGTGGACGACTACCCTACCGTGGCGGGGGACAACAAGGCCACACAGGCGCTTCTCAGGACCGTGCTGGGCAGGATGAGAAAAACTCTGGACGATGACGTCTTCATGCCACTGTATCCCAAAGG GGTGTTGGAGAACAAGTCTTCAGGAGCCTACTACTTTTTGCAGAGACAATTCTGGTCCTGTGTGAAG TTGCTAGGCAACATGCTGCAGTGGCACAGTATCCTGGCCCGGGAGCCGCTGATGGAGCTGTGTGTGGACGGCCTGCTCAACAGGTACATGCTGCTGGCTCTGCAGAACTCGGAAGTCAACGACGACAGCATCGAGAAGAGTCAGAAG ATTATTTCCAGTTTTCCGCGGCAGTGGTTTGCTGGTGTAGAGGGTGACGAGACCCTGCCCCCCTTACAGAACTTAGCCCGTTACCTCAGCCACTCCGCCAACACCCTGCACAAGAACAGCATCGGCTGTCCCGACATAGACAGAAGAAAAGCAAG AGAGAACATTAAGCAGGTAGCTAAGCTGTTGGTGCAGATCCATGCCTTGGACCACGCCCTACAGGTCGCTAGAGAACACAGCCTCAAGGACCTCAAACAGATGGTTGTCGGGCGGTAG
- the LOC136438431 gene encoding PAX3- and PAX7-binding protein 1-like isoform X1: MFAKRKQQNFRRRNDSEESDENKDVQIPGLGDLPMVESQGPGSGASSPGSTHGVILQSKKEKWKKADKTVDKTATPGKKAPSLLSFDEEEGCETEMFRVKKSSHSKRVASKLKKEWKEEQMRKEKEEKDKKVNTQVSLGEYSAEKLKSLRDAQNTLVSLDNGQEKEQKEGEDGEKEEKFKPNIRAGVIPDAATIHAARKRRQMMREMGGEDFVPLDDTQKFQGEKSRLVREDENDRSDSEEERIDFRGANPTRTRREDIMEVLEGSDSEEGERDQDEEVKRWEQEQIRKGVSIPQVTMATTTLAGLSLSKVMPSVGKPSWNKVQTTQPQQDYNYYPQQYMYQQPSVYMGTPQPVVQPYSGGYNLPSMAPTSGPMVPPSQLPAVTLESVKDRLRDRLDSLKQVHSAHQREHDKHTFDMDSSVNVVDDIEGSADDVEQQFTFFQEMRGYVRDLVECLNEKAPKIDQLETAMHTLLRQRAERFVQRRQDDTKDESEEQMNKTNKAAGNLDTLGRDSPGFAEVKKRRIAEREARRSRRRRARQAMDPPVPHHEGMSSDEEEQETDILRFNSEKDRIVTEAGKIFEDVVDDFCTFRAIKTKFERWKYDFGEPYREAYISLCLPKLFTPFVRLELLTWNPLKANAQDLEDMAWYDSLLFYGFRETTQLTDDDPDVKLLPSIVEKVVLQKLTGLAEHVWDPMSTRQTQRFVTMVQRLVDDYPTVAGDNKATQALLRTVLGRMRKTLDDDVFMPLYPKGVLENKSSGAYYFLQRQFWSCVKLLGNMLQWHSILAREPLMELCVDGLLNRYMLLALQNSEVNDDSIEKSQKIISSFPRQWFAGVEGDETLPPLQNLARYLSHSANTLHKNSIGCPDIDRRKARENIKQVAKLLVQIHALDHALQVAREHSLKDLKQMVVGR; this comes from the exons ATGTTTGCTAAGAGGAAACAGCAAAATTTTCGCAGAAGAAATGACTCGGAAGAGTCTGATGAAAACAAAGATGTGCAAATTCCAGGTCTTGGCGACTTGCCGATGGTGGAAAGCCAGGGCCCCGGGTCTGGCGCCAGCTCGCCTGGCAGCACGCATGGCGTGATCCTGCAGAGCAAGAAGGAGAAGTGGAAAAAGGCGGACAAAACGGTAGACAAAACGGCAACTCCTGGGAAGAAGGCGCCCAGTCTGCTCAGTTTCGATGAGGAAGAAG GATGTGAAACCGAGATGTTCCGGGTCAAGAAGTCCAGTCATAGCAAACGGGTCGCCAGCAAACTGAAGAAGGAATGGAAGGAAGAACAAATGAGGAAAGAAAAGGAGGAGAAAGACAAGAAG GTGAACACACAGGTGTCCCTCGGTGAGTACAGTGCAGAGAAGCTGAAGTCCCTGCGGGATGCTCAGAACACGCTGGTCAGCCTGGACAATGGGCAggagaaggaacagaaggaagGAGAGGATggagagaaggaggagaagtTCAAACCCAACATCAGAGCAG GTGTTATCCCTGATGCTGCCACAATCCACGCTGCCAGGAAGCGTCGACAGATGATGCGGGAGATGGGAGGGGAGGACTTCGTTCCACTGGACGACACACAGAAGTTCCAGGGAGAGAAGTCCCGTCTGGTACGGGAAGACGAGAACGATAGGAGCGACAGCGAGGAGGAGAGGATCGACTTCCGCGGAGCCAACCCGACGCGAACTCGTAGGGAGGACATCATGGAAGTGTTAGAAG GGAGTGACAGTGAGGAGGGTGAGCGGGACCAGGATGAGGAAGTGAAGAGGTGGGAGCAGGAGCAGATCAGGAAGGGTGTTAGCATTCCAcaggtaaccatggcaaccaccaCCTTAGCAGGGCTATCTCTGAGCAAGGTAATGCCCTCTGTAGGCAAGCCATCATGGAACAAG GTCCAGACCACCCAACCCCAGCAGGACTATAACTACTACCCGCAGCAGTATATGTACCAGCAGCCTTCTGTGTACATGGGCACCCCCCAGCCAGTGGTACAGCCCTACAGTGGAGGGTACAACCTCCCCTCCATGGCCCCCACCTCAGGCCCAATGGTACCTCCCAGTCAGCTGCCAGCGGTTACCCTGGAGTCTGTGAAGGACCGACTGAGGGACAG GTTGGATTCCTTGAAGCAGGTACACTCTGCCCACCAGCGCGAGCACGATAAACACACCTTTGATATGGACTCCTCCGTGAACGTTGTCGATGACATCGAGGGGTCGGCAGACGATGTAGAGCAACAGTTCACGTTCTTCCAAGAGATGAGGGGGTATGTGAGAGACTTGGTAGAATGTCTAAATGAGAAG GCCCCCAAAATCGACCAATTGGAGACTGCCATGCACACATTGCTACGGCAACGGGCCGAGAGGTTTGTACAGCGTCGCCAGGACGACACTAAAGATGAGAGTGAGGAACAGATGAACAAAACCA ACAAAGCAGCGGGGAATCTGGACACGCTGGGCAGAGACTCACCTGGCTTTGCAGAGGTCAAGAAGAGAAGAATAGCTGAGAGGGAGGCGCGAAG GTCTAGACGCCGCCGTGCCAGACAAGCCATGGATCCTCCAGTCCCCCATCACGAGGGCATGTCCAGTGATGAGGAGGAACAGGAGACAGACATACTCAGGTTTAACTCAGAAAAAG ATCGCATTGTGACGGAGGCAGGGAAGATCTTTGAGGATGTAGTGGACGACTTCTGCACCTTCCGAGCAATCAAGACCAAGTTTGAGAGGTGGAAGTACGACTTTGGAGAGCCGTACAGAGAAGCTTACATCTCGCTGTGTCTCCCCAAACTCTTCACACCATTTGTGAGGCTGGAGCTCCTCACATGGAACCCGCTCAAG GCCAACGCACAAGATCTAGAAGATATGGCTTGGTATGACTCTTTGCTGTTTTACGGCTTCCGAGAGACGACCCAGCTCACCGATGATGACCCTGATGTCAAGCTCCTCCCTAGCATAGTTGAAAAAGTGGTACTGCAGAAACTTACCG GTCTTGCTGAGCATGTGTGGGACCCCATGTCTACCCGTCAGACCCAGAGGTTTGTGACCATGGTGCAGAGACTGGTGGACGACTACCCTACCGTGGCGGGGGACAACAAGGCCACACAGGCGCTTCTCAGGACCGTGCTGGGCAGGATGAGAAAAACTCTGGACGATGACGTCTTCATGCCACTGTATCCCAAAGG GGTGTTGGAGAACAAGTCTTCAGGAGCCTACTACTTTTTGCAGAGACAATTCTGGTCCTGTGTGAAG TTGCTAGGCAACATGCTGCAGTGGCACAGTATCCTGGCCCGGGAGCCGCTGATGGAGCTGTGTGTGGACGGCCTGCTCAACAGGTACATGCTGCTGGCTCTGCAGAACTCGGAAGTCAACGACGACAGCATCGAGAAGAGTCAGAAG ATTATTTCCAGTTTTCCGCGGCAGTGGTTTGCTGGTGTAGAGGGTGACGAGACCCTGCCCCCCTTACAGAACTTAGCCCGTTACCTCAGCCACTCCGCCAACACCCTGCACAAGAACAGCATCGGCTGTCCCGACATAGACAGAAGAAAAGCAAG AGAGAACATTAAGCAGGTAGCTAAGCTGTTGGTGCAGATCCATGCCTTGGACCACGCCCTACAGGTCGCTAGAGAACACAGCCTCAAGGACCTCAAACAGATGGTTGTCGGGCGGTAG
- the LOC136438431 gene encoding PAX3- and PAX7-binding protein 1-like isoform X3: MFAKRKQQNFRRRNDSEESDENKDVQIPGLGDLPMVESQGPGSGASSPGSTHGVILQSKKEKWKKADKTVDKTATPGKKAPSLLSFDEEEGCETEMFRVKKSSHSKRVASKLKKEWKEEQMRKEKEEKDKKVNTQVSLGEYSAEKLKSLRDAQNTLVSLDNGQEKEQKEGEDGEKEEKFKPNIRAGVIPDAATIHAARKRRQMMREMGGEDFVPLDDTQKFQGEKSRLVREDENDRSDSEEERIDFRGANPTRTRREDIMEVLEGSDSEEGERDQDEEVKRWEQEQIRKGVSIPQVQTTQPQQDYNYYPQQYMYQQPSVYMGTPQPVVQPYSGGYNLPSMAPTSGPMVPPSQLPAVTLESVKDRLRDRLDSLKQVHSAHQREHDKHTFDMDSSVNVVDDIEGSADDVEQQFTFFQEMRGYVRDLVECLNEKAPKIDQLETAMHTLLRQRAERFVQRRQDDTKDESEEQMNKTNKAAGNLDTLGRDSPGFAEVKKRRIAEREARRSRRRRARQAMDPPVPHHEGMSSDEEEQETDILRFNSEKDRIVTEAGKIFEDVVDDFCTFRAIKTKFERWKYDFGEPYREAYISLCLPKLFTPFVRLELLTWNPLKANAQDLEDMAWYDSLLFYGFRETTQLTDDDPDVKLLPSIVEKVVLQKLTGLAEHVWDPMSTRQTQRFVTMVQRLVDDYPTVAGDNKATQALLRTVLGRMRKTLDDDVFMPLYPKGVLENKSSGAYYFLQRQFWSCVKLLGNMLQWHSILAREPLMELCVDGLLNRYMLLALQNSEVNDDSIEKSQKIISSFPRQWFAGVEGDETLPPLQNLARYLSHSANTLHKNSIGCPDIDRRKARENIKQVAKLLVQIHALDHALQVAREHSLKDLKQMVVGR, translated from the exons ATGTTTGCTAAGAGGAAACAGCAAAATTTTCGCAGAAGAAATGACTCGGAAGAGTCTGATGAAAACAAAGATGTGCAAATTCCAGGTCTTGGCGACTTGCCGATGGTGGAAAGCCAGGGCCCCGGGTCTGGCGCCAGCTCGCCTGGCAGCACGCATGGCGTGATCCTGCAGAGCAAGAAGGAGAAGTGGAAAAAGGCGGACAAAACGGTAGACAAAACGGCAACTCCTGGGAAGAAGGCGCCCAGTCTGCTCAGTTTCGATGAGGAAGAAG GATGTGAAACCGAGATGTTCCGGGTCAAGAAGTCCAGTCATAGCAAACGGGTCGCCAGCAAACTGAAGAAGGAATGGAAGGAAGAACAAATGAGGAAAGAAAAGGAGGAGAAAGACAAGAAG GTGAACACACAGGTGTCCCTCGGTGAGTACAGTGCAGAGAAGCTGAAGTCCCTGCGGGATGCTCAGAACACGCTGGTCAGCCTGGACAATGGGCAggagaaggaacagaaggaagGAGAGGATggagagaaggaggagaagtTCAAACCCAACATCAGAGCAG GTGTTATCCCTGATGCTGCCACAATCCACGCTGCCAGGAAGCGTCGACAGATGATGCGGGAGATGGGAGGGGAGGACTTCGTTCCACTGGACGACACACAGAAGTTCCAGGGAGAGAAGTCCCGTCTGGTACGGGAAGACGAGAACGATAGGAGCGACAGCGAGGAGGAGAGGATCGACTTCCGCGGAGCCAACCCGACGCGAACTCGTAGGGAGGACATCATGGAAGTGTTAGAAG GGAGTGACAGTGAGGAGGGTGAGCGGGACCAGGATGAGGAAGTGAAGAGGTGGGAGCAGGAGCAGATCAGGAAGGGTGTTAGCATTCCAcag GTCCAGACCACCCAACCCCAGCAGGACTATAACTACTACCCGCAGCAGTATATGTACCAGCAGCCTTCTGTGTACATGGGCACCCCCCAGCCAGTGGTACAGCCCTACAGTGGAGGGTACAACCTCCCCTCCATGGCCCCCACCTCAGGCCCAATGGTACCTCCCAGTCAGCTGCCAGCGGTTACCCTGGAGTCTGTGAAGGACCGACTGAGGGACAG GTTGGATTCCTTGAAGCAGGTACACTCTGCCCACCAGCGCGAGCACGATAAACACACCTTTGATATGGACTCCTCCGTGAACGTTGTCGATGACATCGAGGGGTCGGCAGACGATGTAGAGCAACAGTTCACGTTCTTCCAAGAGATGAGGGGGTATGTGAGAGACTTGGTAGAATGTCTAAATGAGAAG GCCCCCAAAATCGACCAATTGGAGACTGCCATGCACACATTGCTACGGCAACGGGCCGAGAGGTTTGTACAGCGTCGCCAGGACGACACTAAAGATGAGAGTGAGGAACAGATGAACAAAACCA ACAAAGCAGCGGGGAATCTGGACACGCTGGGCAGAGACTCACCTGGCTTTGCAGAGGTCAAGAAGAGAAGAATAGCTGAGAGGGAGGCGCGAAG GTCTAGACGCCGCCGTGCCAGACAAGCCATGGATCCTCCAGTCCCCCATCACGAGGGCATGTCCAGTGATGAGGAGGAACAGGAGACAGACATACTCAGGTTTAACTCAGAAAAAG ATCGCATTGTGACGGAGGCAGGGAAGATCTTTGAGGATGTAGTGGACGACTTCTGCACCTTCCGAGCAATCAAGACCAAGTTTGAGAGGTGGAAGTACGACTTTGGAGAGCCGTACAGAGAAGCTTACATCTCGCTGTGTCTCCCCAAACTCTTCACACCATTTGTGAGGCTGGAGCTCCTCACATGGAACCCGCTCAAG GCCAACGCACAAGATCTAGAAGATATGGCTTGGTATGACTCTTTGCTGTTTTACGGCTTCCGAGAGACGACCCAGCTCACCGATGATGACCCTGATGTCAAGCTCCTCCCTAGCATAGTTGAAAAAGTGGTACTGCAGAAACTTACCG GTCTTGCTGAGCATGTGTGGGACCCCATGTCTACCCGTCAGACCCAGAGGTTTGTGACCATGGTGCAGAGACTGGTGGACGACTACCCTACCGTGGCGGGGGACAACAAGGCCACACAGGCGCTTCTCAGGACCGTGCTGGGCAGGATGAGAAAAACTCTGGACGATGACGTCTTCATGCCACTGTATCCCAAAGG GGTGTTGGAGAACAAGTCTTCAGGAGCCTACTACTTTTTGCAGAGACAATTCTGGTCCTGTGTGAAG TTGCTAGGCAACATGCTGCAGTGGCACAGTATCCTGGCCCGGGAGCCGCTGATGGAGCTGTGTGTGGACGGCCTGCTCAACAGGTACATGCTGCTGGCTCTGCAGAACTCGGAAGTCAACGACGACAGCATCGAGAAGAGTCAGAAG ATTATTTCCAGTTTTCCGCGGCAGTGGTTTGCTGGTGTAGAGGGTGACGAGACCCTGCCCCCCTTACAGAACTTAGCCCGTTACCTCAGCCACTCCGCCAACACCCTGCACAAGAACAGCATCGGCTGTCCCGACATAGACAGAAGAAAAGCAAG AGAGAACATTAAGCAGGTAGCTAAGCTGTTGGTGCAGATCCATGCCTTGGACCACGCCCTACAGGTCGCTAGAGAACACAGCCTCAAGGACCTCAAACAGATGGTTGTCGGGCGGTAG